In Cololabis saira isolate AMF1-May2022 chromosome 4, fColSai1.1, whole genome shotgun sequence, one DNA window encodes the following:
- the LOC133442242 gene encoding pannexin-1-like, translating to MAIAHVATEYVFSDFMLKEPSQARYRNVRTELAADKIVTCVAVGLPLLLISLAFAQEVSVGTQLSCFSPSNFSWRQAAYVDSYCWATVHTHTLPLWLHKFFPYILLLVAVMMYTPALFWRFSAAPLLQSDLGFIMEELDRSYNRAVTLAKHMATSDLPTSDSDSIVGCFNYPLVEKFLMTKRGSRALLFHYLLCRGITLVILLCACICLGYYLRLASVRDEFGCTLRFGLLASDPTVPEQVQCKLIAVGVFSLLSLVNLVLFVALIPVVIYAGLRPLVCQGYAHFLEIYQSLPTVSVGPSPDGQWDDLCLYLLFLEENISELKSYKYMKVLEMLKKQGEYADENFDVLGLLQTLYLVKMDNVDGRKGSTEARKLDEVKIDATDAAASERAATKNNLRCMNSGNDTKIETEMKELSPLLPGNSDGTSGKADDAGTLRQRVV from the exons ATGGCCATCGCTCATGTGGCTACAGAGTACGTCTTCAGCGACTTTATGCTGAAGGAGCCAAGCCAGGCTCGATACCGCAACGTCCGAACGGAGCTGGCTGCGGACAAGATTGTGACCTGCGTGGCCGTGGGGCTTCCCCTCCTCCTCATCTCGCTGGCCTTCGCTCAAGAAGTCTCAGTTG GTACTCAGCTTAGCTGTTTTTCTCCCAGTAACTTCTCCTGGAGGCAAGCTGCGTATGTGGACTCGTACTGCTGGGCAACTGTTCACACTCACACGCTGCCTTTGTGGCTACACAAG TTCTTTCCATacatcctgctgctggtggcGGTGATGATGTACACCCCGGCGCTGTTCTGGAGATTTTCTGCGGCCCCGCTCCTGCAGTCGGACCTCGGCTTCATCATGGAGGAGTTGGACCGGTCTTACAACCGCGCCGTCACTCTGGCTAAACATATGGCTACCTCAGATCTACCCACTTCAGACAG CGACTCCATCGTGGGCTGTTTTAACTACCCGCTGGTGGAGAAGTTTCTGATGACCAAGCGCGGCTCGCGGGCGCTGCTGTTCCACTACCTGCTGTGCCGCGGCATTACTCTGGTCATCCTGCTGTGTGCCTGCATCTGCCTGGGCTACTACCTCCGCCTGGCCTCCGTCAGAGACGAGTTCGGCTGCACGCTGCGCTTCGGCCTGCTGGCCTCCGACCCCACCGTCCCCGAACAGGTCCAGTGTAAGCTCATCGCCGTGGGAGTCTTCTCTCTGCTGAG CCTTGTCAACTTGGTCCTGTTTGTTGCACTGATCCCAGTAGTGATTTATGCCGGTCTCCGCCCCCTCGTCTGTCAAGGATATGCCCATTTCCTGGAGATCTACCAGTCGCTGCCCACCGTGAGCGTCGGGCCCTCCCCTGACGGCCAATGGGACGATCTTTGCCTCTACCTGCTCTTCCTGGAGGAAAACATCAGCGAACTGAAATCTTACAAATATATGAAG GTGTTGGAGATGTTGAAGAAACAGGGCGAATACGCTGATGAAAACTTTGACGTGCTGGGTCTGCTGCAGACTCTCTACCTGGTGAAGATGGACAACGTCGATGGAAGAAAAGGCTCCACTGAGGCAAGGAAGCTGGACGAAGTGAAGATAGATGCAACAGACGCAGCGGCCAGTGAGCGAGCAGCGACGAAGAACAACCTCAGATGCATGAACTCTGGGAACGACACCAAGATAGAAACAGAGATGAAAG AACTTAGTCCTTTGCTGCCTGGAAACAGTGACGGGACGAGCGGCAAGGCTGACGATGCTGGGACTCTTCGGCAGCGAGTGGTATGA